The following are encoded in a window of Artemia franciscana chromosome 5, ASM3288406v1, whole genome shotgun sequence genomic DNA:
- the LOC136027031 gene encoding tryptophan--tRNA ligase, cytoplasmic-like — protein sequence MASETDTLDTSIGKLLVAADQNGQNAVEDFVDPWNVHTSSMKGVDYDKLIKKFGCSAIDDSLIERFKRVAKVEEVHPLLRRGVFFSHRDLHVILDCVEKGQKFYLYTGRGPSSDAMHLGHLIPFLFTKWLQKIFDVPLIIQITDDEKYYWKDLSLEKVKEMAVENIKDIIAIGFPPEKTFIFTNLEYMGQSIGFQETLARIKKRVTFSQNRGLFGFSDSDCMGKLSFPFIQAVPSFSSAFPQIFKGNTDVPCLIPCGIDQDPYFRMTRDVAPRMKFLKPSLVHSKFFPALQGANTKMSASDPNSSIFLTDTEKQIKKKINKYAYSGGRDTVEEHREKGGDCSVDIPFKYLTYIEENDDKLGKIKEDYSSGVMLSGEIKNILIKKLTPIVLDHQTRKESITEDIVRGFMTPRQLLFDF from the coding sequence ATGGCATCTGAAACAGACACACTAGACACTTCTATAGGTAAACTACTGGTTGCTGCAGATCAAAATGGGCAAAATGCAGTAGAGGATTTTGTGGATCCGTGGAATGTTCATACCTCATCTATGAAAGGAGTTGACTATGATAAGCTCATTAAGAAATTTGGTTGTTCTGCTATAGATGACTCACTAATTGAACGATTCAAACGAGTTGCTAAGGTTGAGGAAGTTCATCCCCTCCTAAGACGGGGTGTATTTTTTAGCCATCGAGATCTCCATGTCATCTTAGATTGTGTTGAGAAGGGGCAGAAATTCTACTTGTACACTGGTCGTGGCCCCTCCTCTGATGCAATGCACTTAGGACATTTGattccatttttatttacaaaatggCTTCAAAAAATTTTCGATGTTCCACTTATTATCCAAATTACAGATGACGAGAAATATTACTGGAAGGACTTAAGTTTAGAAAAAGTCAAAGAAATGGCAGtcgaaaatataaaagatattatAGCTATTGGTTTTCCCCCAGAGAAGACTTTCATCTTTACAAATTTAGAGTATATGGGGCAAAGCATTGGTTTCCAGGAGACTCTTGCTAGAATCAAGAAACGGGTTACGTTTAGCCAGAACAGAGGTCTTTTTGGTTTTTCAGATAGTGACTGCATGGGAAAGTTGTCGTTTCCTTTCATCCAAGCGGTGCCGTCTTTTTCGTCAGCATTCCCTCAAATTTTCAAAGGCAATACCGACGTACCTTGTTTAATTCCTTGCGGAATTGATCAAGATCCGTATTTCCGGATGACACGTGACGTGGCTCCCCGGATGAAATTTCTAAAACCTTCTCTGGTGCATTCAAAGTTTTTCCCAGCTTTGCAAGGTGCGAACACTAAAATGTCTGCGAGTGATCCCAACTCGTCAATTTTTCTGACAGatacagaaaaacaaattaagaaaaagataaataagtATGCTTACTCTGGTGGTCGAGATACGGTAGAAGAGCACCGGGAAAAGGGTGGTGATTGTTCAGTTGATATACCGTTTAAATATTTAACGTATATCGAAGAGAATGATGATAAATTAGGTAAAATTAAAGAGGATTATTCCTCAGGAGTAATGTTAAGCGGAGAAATCAAGAACattttaattaagaaattaaCTCCCATCGTTCTAGACCATCAAACCAGAAAAGAATCTATTACGGAAGACATCGTTAGGGGGTTTATGACTCCCAGAcaacttttatttgatttttga